The Gracilibacillus caseinilyticus genome segment GGCGGATCCACCACTGTATATCCAGACATCTCAGCATCATCCTTTGCTTCTTCCGTAATCCATTTCGCCGGAAGTCCAAAAGCTGGCTCAACGGTATCAATACCGTCAAGCTCATCTTCATCAATACCTGGACTCATCGCTAAATAATGATCGAGAAGTAATTCTCCTCTAGTTACTTCATTTCCTTTGATTTTCAAACGGTACTCATTCGGATTTAACTGGATATTATCTCTAATTCGTACAACCGGAATGACAAGCCCTAATTCGATTGCTAGCTGACGTCGGATCATAACAACACGGTCTAATAAATCACCGCCTTGATTCGAATCTGCTAACGGAATCAGTCCATATCCAAATTCAAATTCAATCGGATCCATATTAATAAGACCAACGACATTTTCTGGTAAACGCATTTCCTCTGAATCGGATTCATCAATTTGTTCTTGCGTTGGTTCTGCTTCTTCCTGCGATTTCCTTGACAACGAAAATGCACTAAAAATCAGTACAGCTGCTATCACTGTCGTTAATAGAAAATTTATAGGTGTCAATCCTAATAAAAAGATTGTTCCGCCTGCAATATAAAGTAAAGTTGGATAGCGTAACAACTGCTTACTGACATCTGCACTCAAATTACCGTCTGAGGCAACCCTTGTGACGACAATACCTGTCGCCGTTGAAATTAACAGGGCTGGAATTTGACTTACAAGTCCATCCCCAACTGTCAATCGCATATAGACGTCAATTGCTTCATTAAAGCTTAACCCTAATTGTGCTACACCAATTATCAAGCCAAAAATTATGTTAATTAAAACAATAATAATCCCTGCAATAGCGTCCCCTTTTACAAACTTACTGGCACCATCCATTGCTCCGTAGAAATCGGCCTCGTGCTCGATTTTCTCTCTTCGATCTTTCGCTTGCTGTTCATTTATCATACCTGCATTCAAATCTGCATCAATACTCATTTGTTTCCCTGGCATTGCATCCAAGGTGAAACGGGCAGCAACCTCGGATACACGCTCACTACCTTTAGTAATAACGAGAAATTGAATGATAATTAAAATAACAAACACCACAAAACCGACGAGCGGGTTATTACCAATGACGAACGTCCCGAAAGTTTCTACCACTCCGCCTGCATTTGCTTCTGACAAGATCGATCTCGTTGTCGAAACATTCAAACCGAGTCTGAACAATGTCAGTAGTAATAATAACGAAGGAAAGACGGAAAATTGCAGTGGTTCTGTCGTATTCATCGAAACTAGTATCACGATTAATGCTAGAGATATGTTGATTAAAATTAATATACTTAATAACCACCCTGGAAGTGGTATGACTAACATGATAATAATAGAAATAACGCCGAGTAAAACAGAGAAATCTCTAGCCTTCATCTTGACAACTCCTTTTAAGAAAAACTAAAAAAACCGATCCGTACTTGCTAAATTAGATTGACATAATCCGAATTAAGTCAATTAGATCTCTATGACGATGTGGTAATTTTGATATTTTTATAGTGCTCCGGAAATAGGCTCCGAGTCTTGTGGGGCACGGAGTGGTTGGCCGAAGCGGTATTCAAGCACCCTAACTATTTCAAAATGATCAATAACACGAGCCAATGATTGTTACACTTTTTTCTGGATGCGGTAAACATAGGCTAATATTTCAGCTACTGCCTGGAAGAATTCCTCTCCAATAATTTCACCCATCTCGACTTGATCATATAATGCTCTTGCTAAAGGTCGATTTTCTACTGTTACCACATCATGATGCCGTGCGATATCTTTGATTCGTTGGGCAACGAAATCGACTCCTTTCGCAACAACATATGGAGCGTCTGCTTTTGCCTCATCGTACTTGATCACAATCGCATAATGGGTTGGGTTGGTTATGACGACATCCGCATTCGGCACTTCACTCATCATCCGCTGCATCGCCATCTGGCGCTGTCTTTCTTTCATTTTCGATTTAATGAGCGGGTCACCTTCAATATTTTTGTATTCATCTTTAATATCGTTTTTGGACATTTTATTTTGTTTCTCAAAATCATATTTCTGATAGGCATAATCAATCACGGAAATGATCAATAAACCTATCGCTGCTGCTATACCCATTTCAATCGTCATTTCACCAAAAAACGCTAACGAATTATTAACTTCTTTATCCGCAAGCATCATCATTTCATCACGATTCATCCAAATAATCGAAAAGGTAATAACACCGACTACTACAATTTTTAATAATGATTTCACTAACTCAACTAACGCTCTGGCTGAAAAGATTCGCTTAGCACCTTGAATCGGATCAATTTTATTTAATTTCATTTTCAATGGTTCCGCCGTGAATAAAAAACCAAATTGCAAGAAATTCGAAGCTAAACCTGCTACTATTGCAATCAGCATAATAGGTGCAATTGCCAGACTGATTTCCATTAATACGTCTTGTAACATACTGAATACTTCCACCTCTGTTACTTCATGGTGAATGTATTCGGTAAAAAACTTTTCATACATGGCAGTCATTGAATCTTTTAGACTACTTCCTGTTACAAATAAAATAGTAAATACAAAGAATAATAAAATGGCAGTATTCACATCTTGACTTTTCGCAACCTGGCCTTTTTTCCTGGCATCTTGTCTTTTTTTCGGAGTTGCTTTTTCGGTTTTCTCGCCAGCGAAATATTGTAGATCCAACCTTAATTTCATTGATCAAGCACCTCCGAACATTTGTATAAGGCTTTGCATCGCTTGCAGCGTGAACTGAAACAATTGCTTGCAAATTGCAATATAGAAAGGAATAAAAACAAATAGCACAGCAAAAGAAACAAGTATTTTTAATGGCAAGCCTACCACAAACACATTTAACTGTGGTACGGTTCTGGCAATGATCCCGAGAGCGACATCTACTAAAAATAAGCAACCGACAATCGGCAATGCTAGTTGAAAGGCCATAAGAAACATCTTGCTGAACGTTTGTAGGATAAGATCAATATTGCTAAATTGCATCATCTGATCCAGTGGTAACTCCTCATAGCTGTACATTAACCCACTTAGTAATAAATGGTGTCCATCCACAGTCAACAAAAATAAAATGGCGATCGTATAAAAATATTGACCAATTAAGGGACTTTGCGCACCGGTTTGCGGGTCAACAACATTGGCAATGGCAAAACCCATTTGAAAATCGATAAATCCACCTGCTATCTGAATTGCCGCCATAATGATATATGCCAATAATCCCATCAGTAAGCCAACAACCGCTTCTTTCATCACCAACAGCAAAAAAATACCGTCAAAGCTTAGATCAGGAATATCCAACGTATAAAACATCATCCAAGCGATAAAAAATCCCATGCCGATTTTGAACTGTGTTGGTATATTCCGGTATGAAAAAATCGGAACAGTCGATAAAAAAGTCAATACTCTGACTAAAATTAAAATAAATGCTGGAAAACGATTAATATCTATTAATTCAAACATAAATTATCCTATAAATTGATTAATATTTTGAAATAAATTAGCTGTAAACTCGACCATGGTAGTTAACATCCATGGTCCAAACACTAGAATTCCAAGCAATACAGCAACAATCTTGGGGATAAACGCCAACGTTTGTTCCTGAATTTGAGTGGTTGCCTGGAATATACTGACCAGCAGCCCAACGACAAGGGCCAATATCAATAGTGGGCCTGTTACCATCAGAATTGTATAGATTCCCTGTTTCGCCAGTGAAATGACAAATTCTCCGCTCATTATGCCTGTCTCCTCTCTCCTAGGATGGTATATAGCCATCCAATAATGCATGTGTGATCAAGTACCATCCATCCACCAGAACAAACAGTAATATTTTAAATGGTAAAGATATCATAACGGGAGGCAACATCATCATCCCCATCGACATCAAGACACTGGCAACGGCCATATCGATCACCAGGAACGGGACAAAAATCATAAAACCCATCTGAAAAGCGGTTTTCAGTTCACTGATCGCAAATGCAGGTACTAACGATGTTAACGGAATTTCCTCAATCGATTCAGGTCTCTCGATTTCTGCATAATTCATAAACAACGCTAGGTCCTTCTCTCTAGTGTACTTAGCCATAAACTCTTTAAAAGGCACACTCGCGGTGCTATATGCTTCTTCCAATGTTATTTCCTCTTCAAATAGTGGCTGCAATGCTTGCTCGTTTACTTCTTGAAAAGTCGGTGCCATAATAAAGAATGACATAAACAACGCTAGGCCAATTAACACTTGGTTAGGAGGCATCTGCTGTGTAGCCAGCGATGTTCGCACAAATGACAGTACGATTAAAATTCTGGTAAAACAGGTCATTAAAATCAAAATGCTGGGAGCTAAAGACAGAACGGTTAACAGCAATAATAATCGTACGGAAGTTGAAATACTTTCGGAGTCCGCACCGGAAAAAACATCAATCAGCTGAATCGTCATTATTCTTTTTTCCTTCTTTTAGTTTGTGCAGTAATTTCTGTCTGCCTTCTTTCATCGTGTTTAGCTCCTTATTAAACAGAGAAGAAAAGGTTTGATCTTTTGTCGTTTCCTTCTTTGTCTCTGGTGATTTGTTTCGCAATTTTAACGCCATGTTTTTCAAAGAATCAGTCATCTCGTCTTGCTGCCTTTCTAATTGTGCAATCGTATCGTCATCGGTAATTTCCATCAATAACTCTATATTATCTGCTACCCCTATTACATAATAGCGATTGCCTATTTTAACTGTCTGGATCGATTTATTGGCACCCACTGTAATGCCGCCATAATTTTCTATTACATTGTGCTTCTTTAGGAATCCTTTTTTCTTCTGTATAAATTTGGAAACAAAGATAATTAGGCCGATAACTACAGCTAGAGCTAACAACAACTGTATAAAACTTCCTAACAAACTTGGCGCCTCTACCTCAGGACTTCCGCTTCCTTCTTCATTTTCACTACTGATATCTTGCTGCTCTTGAGATTGATCTTTCTGCTGTTCTAACGATTCATCTACCGTTATATCCGCTTCTACCGATACTGGTACACTAAGTACGACGATGCATGCACAAAAGATGCTAACGAGCCATTTAAGGTTAATGCTAATCACCCCATTAACCTAATACTTTAGAAATTGCTTCAATTACACGGTCAGCTTGAAAAGGTTTAACGATAAAATCTTTCGCTCCTGCCTGAATAGCATCAATAACCATTGCTTGTTGGCCCATAGCGGAACACATAATAATCTTTGCATCTTCATTACTTGATTTAATTTCCTTAAGCGCTGCAATACCATCCATTTCCGGCATCGTAATATCCATTGTTACCAGATCAGGCTTTAATTCTTTATATTTCTCGACAGCTTCCTGACCATCCTGCGCTTCTCCTACAACGTCATATCCATTTTTCGTTAAAATATCTTTAATCATCATTCGCATAAATGCTGCATCATCTACTATTAAAACTGAGTGAGCCATTATGTTCATCCTTCCAATCGTCTATTTTAGTTGTTTTAATCTATCTTTCTTGCTTACAATATCTGTGACACGTACACCAAAGTTTTCATCTATGACAACTACTTCGCCTTTGGCAATCAATTTCTGGTTGACTAGAATATCTACTGGTTCACCTGCCAATTTATCTAGTTCGACAATAGAACCTGAAGATAGTTCAAGGATTTCTTTCACGGTTCGTTTCGTTCTGCCTAATTCCACCGTTACTTGTAATGGGATATCCATTAATAAATCCAAATTTCGTTGTTCTGTATGCTGAAGTGGTGCTTCATCAAAATTAGAGAACGATGCGGATTGCACTTCACTATTATTGCTAGTTGTCTGTCCACCTAATTGTCGAGGCTGATGCTGTTGAGCTTCATGCCGGCTATGCATCTCACGTTGACTTGGTGTTGCTTGATGCTGCTCTTGCTGATGTTGATTGGTTTCATATTCAACTTTCGGTTCTGGTTGAGCTGAAGCCACAGTCTCTATCTCATTCGGTGTATTAAATAATTGATCAACCAAATCTTTCGCGAAAGTAACTGGTAGTAATTGCATAATTTGGGAATCTATTAAATTTCCTATTTTTAGCTGAAAAGAAACTTTTATCAGAGTATCATCATCAGGTGTTAATGATTTCGTTTCTTCTGCCGTTACATCCATGATAGATGTAGTTGGTGGAGAAATATCAATTTTTTTATTAAAAACCGTAGACATACTCGTGGCCGCTGTTCCCATCATTTGATTCATCGCTTCCTGTACAGCACTTAAATGAATCTCATTTAGTTCTGTCGTATCCGGATTTCCTGAACCGCCTA includes the following:
- a CDS encoding response regulator — protein: MAHSVLIVDDAAFMRMMIKDILTKNGYDVVGEAQDGQEAVEKYKELKPDLVTMDITMPEMDGIAALKEIKSSNEDAKIIMCSAMGQQAMVIDAIQAGAKDFIVKPFQADRVIEAISKVLG
- the fliR gene encoding flagellar biosynthetic protein FliR, with amino-acid sequence MFELIDINRFPAFILILVRVLTFLSTVPIFSYRNIPTQFKIGMGFFIAWMMFYTLDIPDLSFDGIFLLLVMKEAVVGLLMGLLAYIIMAAIQIAGGFIDFQMGFAIANVVDPQTGAQSPLIGQYFYTIAILFLLTVDGHHLLLSGLMYSYEELPLDQMMQFSNIDLILQTFSKMFLMAFQLALPIVGCLFLVDVALGIIARTVPQLNVFVVGLPLKILVSFAVLFVFIPFYIAICKQLFQFTLQAMQSLIQMFGGA
- a CDS encoding flagellar biosynthetic protein FliO, yielding MISINLKWLVSIFCACIVVLSVPVSVEADITVDESLEQQKDQSQEQQDISSENEEGSGSPEVEAPSLLGSFIQLLLALAVVIGLIIFVSKFIQKKKGFLKKHNVIENYGGITVGANKSIQTVKIGNRYYVIGVADNIELLMEITDDDTIAQLERQQDEMTDSLKNMALKLRNKSPETKKETTKDQTFSSLFNKELNTMKEGRQKLLHKLKEGKKNNDDSAD
- the fliY gene encoding flagellar motor switch phosphatase FliY is translated as MMNDGMLSQDEIDALLNGSNSAEEDGQVTSSSTGEYLSSIEEDALGEIGNISFGSSATTLSTILSQKVEITTPTISVIDKGDMREEFPKPYVGVEVKYTEGFTGANLFVLESKDAAVIADLMLGGSGNPDTTELNEIHLSAVQEAMNQMMGTAATSMSTVFNKKIDISPPTTSIMDVTAEETKSLTPDDDTLIKVSFQLKIGNLIDSQIMQLLPVTFAKDLVDQLFNTPNEIETVASAQPEPKVEYETNQHQQEQHQATPSQREMHSRHEAQQHQPRQLGGQTTSNNSEVQSASFSNFDEAPLQHTEQRNLDLLMDIPLQVTVELGRTKRTVKEILELSSGSIVELDKLAGEPVDILVNQKLIAKGEVVVIDENFGVRVTDIVSKKDRLKQLK
- the fliQ gene encoding flagellar biosynthesis protein FliQ — translated: MSGEFVISLAKQGIYTILMVTGPLLILALVVGLLVSIFQATTQIQEQTLAFIPKIVAVLLGILVFGPWMLTTMVEFTANLFQNINQFIG
- the flhB gene encoding flagellar biosynthesis protein FlhB, with the translated sequence MKLRLDLQYFAGEKTEKATPKKRQDARKKGQVAKSQDVNTAILLFFVFTILFVTGSSLKDSMTAMYEKFFTEYIHHEVTEVEVFSMLQDVLMEISLAIAPIMLIAIVAGLASNFLQFGFLFTAEPLKMKLNKIDPIQGAKRIFSARALVELVKSLLKIVVVGVITFSIIWMNRDEMMMLADKEVNNSLAFFGEMTIEMGIAAAIGLLIISVIDYAYQKYDFEKQNKMSKNDIKDEYKNIEGDPLIKSKMKERQRQMAMQRMMSEVPNADVVITNPTHYAIVIKYDEAKADAPYVVAKGVDFVAQRIKDIARHHDVVTVENRPLARALYDQVEMGEIIGEEFFQAVAEILAYVYRIQKKV
- the fliP gene encoding flagellar type III secretion system pore protein FliP (The bacterial flagellar biogenesis protein FliP forms a type III secretion system (T3SS)-type pore required for flagellar assembly.), which produces MTIQLIDVFSGADSESISTSVRLLLLLTVLSLAPSILILMTCFTRILIVLSFVRTSLATQQMPPNQVLIGLALFMSFFIMAPTFQEVNEQALQPLFEEEITLEEAYSTASVPFKEFMAKYTREKDLALFMNYAEIERPESIEEIPLTSLVPAFAISELKTAFQMGFMIFVPFLVIDMAVASVLMSMGMMMLPPVMISLPFKILLFVLVDGWYLITHALLDGYIPS
- the flhA gene encoding flagellar biosynthesis protein FlhA, translating into MKARDFSVLLGVISIIIMLVIPLPGWLLSILILINISLALIVILVSMNTTEPLQFSVFPSLLLLLTLFRLGLNVSTTRSILSEANAGGVVETFGTFVIGNNPLVGFVVFVILIIIQFLVITKGSERVSEVAARFTLDAMPGKQMSIDADLNAGMINEQQAKDRREKIEHEADFYGAMDGASKFVKGDAIAGIIIVLINIIFGLIIGVAQLGLSFNEAIDVYMRLTVGDGLVSQIPALLISTATGIVVTRVASDGNLSADVSKQLLRYPTLLYIAGGTIFLLGLTPINFLLTTVIAAVLIFSAFSLSRKSQEEAEPTQEQIDESDSEEMRLPENVVGLINMDPIEFEFGYGLIPLADSNQGGDLLDRVVMIRRQLAIELGLVIPVVRIRDNIQLNPNEYRLKIKGNEVTRGELLLDHYLAMSPGIDEDELDGIDTVEPAFGLPAKWITEEAKDDAEMSGYTVVDPPSVVSTHITELVKRYAHQLIGRQETQQLIDHLKEMNPILVEEVTPDPLSVGDVQKVLAKLLREQVSIKNLPVIFETLADFAKMTTDTDLLTEYVRQSLSAQITNEIVQGRPQLKVITVSGEVEKLIAEHIQQTEHGSYLAMDPDTQQRVVHSVAENVENMSLQEEMPVILCSPTIRMYFKQLLDRFYPHVVVLSYNEIEPTAEIQSIGVVKVA